One region of Carassius gibelio isolate Cgi1373 ecotype wild population from Czech Republic chromosome A1, carGib1.2-hapl.c, whole genome shotgun sequence genomic DNA includes:
- the LOC128015158 gene encoding T-cell surface glycoprotein CD3 zeta chain-like: MGCVSMYRWSLRSHFLLREQITVSLSQTHTHTHAGTHLKAAACQTDRGIIIAPRAASAVIVLLSITPVSAMSTYDPSYCYILDGLLLLYCIAITAFFVRERCFKKKSNVEQDSLYQPVNKSGQSAYDVLTQRSTEEGRSGGGRRRGDDSTYTPLQKKTDDTYREIETKTGRRRPDQVYQGLSSMTKDTYDSLNKQPIHPPPR; the protein is encoded by the exons ATGGGTTGTGTCTCTATGTACAGGTGGAGCTTGAGGAGCCACTTCCTGTTAAGAGAGCAGATCACAGTGTCTttgagtcaaacacacacacacacacacgcaggcacGCATCTCAAAGCTGCGGCCtgtcagacagacagagggatAATAATTGCACCAAGAGCAGCATCTGCCGTGATTGTCCTGCTGTCCATCACACCTGTGTCAG CAATGTCGACGTATGATCCTAGTTACTGTTACATCCTGGACGGATTACTGCTTCTGTACTGCATTGCCATCACTGCTTTCTTCGTGCGTGAGCGA TGTTTCAAGAAGAAAAGCAACGTGGAGCAAGACTCTTTGTATCAG CCAGTTAATAAGAGCGGCCAGTCGGCTTACGACGTACTGACGCAGCGATCGACTGAAGAAGGTCGATCCGGAGGG GGACGCAGGCGAGGAGACGACAGCACTTACACG CCTCTGCAGAAAAAGACGGACGACACGTACCGTGAGATTGAGACGAAGACAGGC CGCCGCCGTCCTGATCAGGTTTATCAG GGTTTGAGCTCCATGACTAAAGACACGTATGATTCTCTGAACAAGCAGCCGATTCACCCGCCACCTCGTTAA